The Triticum urartu cultivar G1812 chromosome 5, Tu2.1, whole genome shotgun sequence genome contains the following window.
GCTTGGCAGGTTACCTGTAGCGAATAGAACGTTCGCGCTGGAGGGGGTTCTCCAGCAAACTACTCGTTCGGGTTGACATCGCTAGAAATCTGACGTTCGGTAGATATTGGAGGTCCATACTTTTTCCCTGAGTCAGACAAAAGATATTGTTTGTACTTATTCTGTTGCTTGCAACTCCATGAAAGAATTCAGTGTTTTTATCTTCTATTCACCTTCAAGGCCATTCTTCACATTATTTCATACGCTAGTATTCCTCTTGATAAATTATAAAGCATACCTAGAACTTACCGGCATAAGGATTTCCATCTGAATACTGACACAAGCTACTTTAATTTACTAGTTATAAGCTGATGTTGACGACCTCGTTATTTCGTACTATTATATTGTGTGAACCTTGGCGGACGCTAAACAAGTTTTGTTGTCCGTAGCAATAGTCGCCAAGTGAGCTGTGAGCATGCATGTGAAGATTTCCTTTTCCTTGAGGTCACACTTGAGGCATTTTATTGGTTGGGTTTCGTCATGGTTTCTAGAGGGCTTGAGGGGTTATTCATGAATCATCATCGTCCTTTTTTCTTCTGCTTTTGATGGGTCTTTTGGAGTAGATGACATGGGTCAAGTCGAGTACACTGTAGACCTTTTGTTTTTGTGAAACAAAAAACCGTGTTGACAGACCTTTGGATCCCCACCACCTCTCATATTCTTGGCAAAGATAGAGCGGTGCACATGgtgacatgcatgcatgcattacCGCATGTAGTCACGGGCATGGCAAAGCAGCAATGGCACGCTACCCGGGCTGGCAAAACCAGCAGGGCACGAAGCACGCGGGTTACATGCGTAGCTGAAATATCACTGTGCAGCTAAATTGAGGTAGCTTGCTAAGCTAGATCAAAACAGCTAAAAACCATGATGAGACGTTTATTGCACAACTCTAGAAAACTGCATGCTTAATCAGCAGGTAGGAGTAAGTTGAAACTAGGAACCTAGTTACATTTGCATTTTCAATTATACACAAGTTGGAACAACAGCTTTATCCCCAGTGGATTAGCCAGCGGTTGCATGAAAAACCATAGTTAACATATACTCCTATACTGCATGAAGTGACAATCTCACCAACATCAATTATATCGAAGCTGGATAAATAAGCATATAAATGATGTCTGATCATACTACAGAGGAAAGGTGGAATACTACTGCATCAAAGACGGGCACAATTCAGGGTACGTAACACATTACACAAATACGTACTAGCATCTCCGATCTATCCAATTAACAGTCGAGTACACTGGTAGATTCGGCACTCGGTCAATTGTGGCCGCTAGCATAATGCATACTCCTACTCATTATTTATCAGTCCCTCATTAGTACCTCACCAGCTGATCCATGGACATGATCGCTGCGACGCTGCCTACGTACCCCTGCTTCTCAGTCCTACTCCTCACCGCTGCCGAGGAGGAGGGCCAAGAAGCTGATGATGTCTCCCGCTGCGTAGATGAAGAGGCCCCCGGTGGAGCAGATCCGGAAGAAGAGGTCTCCTGGGTCGGCGACGAGGAGGATATGGGCTATGGCGGCCATGATGAAGTGGCCGACGATAGTGAGCACGAGCGCGAGGTAGGCGAgggcgcggcgacggcggcggcacgGGAGCCGCAGGGCCAGCACCGCCGCGGCCGCCTGGAGCACGAGGCAGCACAGCAGCCCGATCCCTAGGGCGTTCACCATGGCTTCCTCCGCGTCCGTAAGCTGGTCGCAGCGCAGAAAGAAGGAGGACTGTGGAGGAGTGGAAATTGAGAAGGCATGGAGAAGGGCAGCAGCCAAGGGGTAGGGCAAGGGGAATCGGGCGTACCTGGCTGCAACGGACGTGGAAGTGGTAGAGTGCGTAGGCTATTACGGTGCCGATGGCCAAGGAGAGCGCGATGTGGCAGGCGGTGAGGAGCGCCCATGAACTGACTCCTCGGACAAGATCAGGACGAGGCGTCTTCTTGGCCAGGGACAGGGTCACCGGCAGCAGATGAGGCGCCTTGCTGCCGGCCATGGATGCAGGAGCCTTCTTTTGCGGGGACTCCATGGATCAAACCTGGACAAGATGAGGAGATGAGACACTGAGGCATTGTTAGTCAAGGTCAACAGGAAGAAAGAGGAAGAGAAAGAAGAATTCAGCGACAAAATGCAAGAACGAGGAGACGGAGGGGGAGGGATTCACCGTCACTCGTCGGATGTGGGAGGTGCTTCCTTTTCCCTACGCGAGCGACGTGCTACACTCCAAGGGTGGTGTTGGAGGCTGCCGGCCACTGGTGTTGTGGACTGCGTAGCTGTTTAAGTAGCGAGTGTGGTCGTGTGCGATGCAAAGTGAGGCCGCGACGTGTCGAGCCCGGgcttcacacacacacacacacacacacacacacacacacacacacacacacacaaccaCGGGTTAGTTGCATGTGGGGTGGGAGGAGCGCCTAGACCATCTTTGGCAATGCTGCTCACCCAACACACACAGGTGCACATGCATGCGTAGTGCTCCTAGAAGCTAGATGAACGGGGAAGGGAGGGGGAGGGGACTCACCGTACATGTGAGCATGCAAGGCTGCGATACGCGAGCGACCCAGGCGGAAGCATGTGATGGTCTCGGTCGTCGCATTGATGTAGAGAGCAAACCACGTGCAAGTTTCGTCCGATCAAGGGAGCGCGTATAACATTTTTGGCAATGCTGTGGGATGCATGCCTGCCTAGTTAATATCTTTCCATACGTAAAGAAATGCTAGTGAAGCTCATCACGCATGCACATGCTCATTTTAATTAGCTACGGTGATTCTCAACTAGCGAGATTTCAGAGTAGCATGCCCATTCACCACCCTTAACGACGGGTGGCCAAATCAATCATTTCGATAAGCTTGCTTCTACCACATTTTGGCAGAATAGTTTCattctttttaatatcttttttATGCATGATTGGCTGTCATTAACGGATGCAACCTTACTTTGACATACATTGAGTATTACAACGTGACATTATATTTTACACTAAACCATTCTTAAGCTTATTTGTCTTGGTTGAGAATGGGTGGTGGGGCTCCAAAGGTCTGCATGGTCATCTTGACCCTACataatcatctactcgaaaaagTTGCAAAAGAATAAATAAGGTGATGGTCATTGATGGCATGCTTCCACCAAGGCATAAAGTGATAGAGGCATCATGTGCTTCCCAACAACGCGTGCTTTTAACATATTATCTTTAGTGGACTTATTAATTTTTCTTCTTTTCATATTTTTTATAGTTTCTAGAATAGACAATAAACCAAAGTGATtctctattttttttcttctttcaaTTTACTTTGTAGGGAAAGAGATCGTCTCCTCTAAAGGAATTAGTGTTGCTTTAAAAATAAATTAATAGTTTAGATGCACCACCCAAACTAGTTGCTTTAACAAACTGGGATGGTCATTGTTTGATCTCTTTTCAACACATGGAAAATCCTAGCATATTAGTCCCTCACATGCTCACATATCAAATAACCATGACTCTAAACTATTTTTGCAATGACCACTAAACTTTGTTTAGCGTCAACCGAGGCTCAGAGAATGTATGACATAACGAGATCATCAATGTAAGCTTAACCATTAAATTAATGTAGGCCGCGCAGGAATTCAGATCGGGATACACATGCACGGCAAGTTGTAAATATGTTTTTATAATTGATCAAGTGGAATTATGGCATAGGAAATCGAGTGAAGACTGCCTCCTTAAATAGGATAACAACGCTTAACTGCCATTATGCACCGAATGTGCATGTGTCCCCTCGATGCATGTGGTGCCCTAATGGCGGATAGTGAAGATAATCTCGTCATCACCGAAGATCGCAACTCCCACATCTCAACGATGTATGTCGTGGTGCACCATGCACGATCCGCTTTCATGGCACTTTGATGGTGCATGTTGTCAAGTGGTCACCTATGCGTCGTGTCGAGCTGTGTCACGCTTCCTACTACACCACGCAACGACTAAGCTaaatgatactccctccgtccgcgaataagtgtacatctagcttttgttctaagtcaaagttttaaatttttgaTCAACTTTATAGAAAACAATAGTAACATATATGACATAAAGTTGATATATTATCAAAGTACATTTCAAGACGAATCTAGTGATACTAATTTGGTGCCATAGATGCTTTTACTTATTCCTAGAAAGGtggtcaaagttttaaaactttgacttaagacaaaagctagatgtacacttattcgcggacggagggagtatcaagTAAGGCACGTATCCCCACAAAGAATTGGGGCCTTAAATTTAGTATGAACACAACGCAACCTATTTCGAGACATATTCGTGATTATTGTGTGTGATGACATATTGAAAGCAACAAGCACAATTCGCCAAAGGAGATATGCAAATGGGCACAAGAGAATCATATCATTATGGATAATGATTAAAGGAGAGATGCAAACTCAACTTTAAGTTACATGGAGGGGCTCCAAAGGTCTGTTTGGTCATCTTGACCCTTGTGGTCTACTCAAAAGGCTTGTCAGAGGAAGAAAGAAGGTGATCTCGATTGATGGCATGCCTCCACGAAGGCATAAAGTGGCGAGCCATCATGTGCTTCCCAACAATGCAATGCGTGTTTTCAAGGCATTATCTTGAGTGACCTTTTTCTTGCTCTTTCATAACTTTTAATAATTTGTAGGCAGGGAGAATACAGATAAGTATTTCTCTTTATTTTGTACGGGAAGATATTGTCTCCTCTGCAAGAATTAGCTTTACATAATTAAGATGCACACAACCAAACCAAGTCCAAACTCATAAAGAGAAGATGCGAAATACAAGTAATCGGACTATATGATGCCTAAACCGTGGGAGAGCCAATCCTAAGATCATGCTGACATCCATGTCGCATAAAAGTATCCCTCGCCGTGTTCTCCAAGCGTGTACACACCTAAACAGGTCTGGATTCTCCACACGTTGTAGAGACGGCCATAAGTGGAGCGTACCGGTACATTTGTAGATAACCTGCATCAGAGAAGCGTTTTTACGGTTGAAAACATTATCATTTCTACATAGTCAGAGCGACCAAATAATGACGAGCGCTCCCACCCTAAGAAGAATTCTAAACTTATGATCAATCCCATGTAACCAGTTGTCAAATATATTAGCAACACTACATGGAGGATACAAGCCAGAAGCTAGTTAGATGAAGAACGAGCTAATTTGCATTGAAAAAACAAGTGTTTTATTGTTTCATCATGTTGACAAAAAATACATTGCGTACTTCCATGCCAATTCCTCTTAATAAGATTATCTTGATAAGAATGACTCCTCAATGAAGATACCACACAAAGATTATATTCTTAAGTGATATCTTCATCTTCCAAATCTTATTATTATTAGAGTTCTATACATAGAGTCCACCGTGAATTTACCACTCACATGTAGGTTCCAACGAAATTCATCGGTTCCTTGTGACAATTGTACCATGGATATGTAACAAAGTATTTCACGGTTCAAGTCTGGGACCAATTAAATCTCTTCTAAATGTTATATTTGCCGAAAAAGATTCCATAATCATAGTAATAGTATCACTCTTGTGACACACCGAGCAGTCGAAACATGCAAAACACGGATGTGGCCGAGAGCCACCTGCTCTCACACGAAGTGGCTGGAGGGCGGAAGTGGGGTCGTAGGAGGAAACTCTATCTGATACCATGTAGGAAGCAAGAAGAAGAATTGCAGCACATATTGTATTCACCGTATGCCGGAGCATATATGCACGTACAGGGCAGCCGTAGTCTTACTGTATCCTCATATCTAGGAAAGGATCGGGAGGTTTGGCTGGTTAGGAAAGAGTATAAACAGATTCTAACATACCTAAGTTAGATGcactaagagcaactccaacccGACGACCCATTTTGTCCGCGCGCGTCCGTTTAGGTCGCCGCGGACAGAAAAGTCGGCTCAACGCGCCGATCCAAACGGACGCGCGTCTGCTTTTCGTCCGCCTGCCGATCCATTTTCAGCTCATTTTTTAGCCTCATTTGCGTCGGCGCGGATACGAAATGGACGCGCACCTGCCTCCTCCTTTCCCTGACCCGCTAGTCGGTGACacattgcgggggggggggggaggggacTGTTGTGGCGGACGGCCGGCACAGCGGGTTACAACGGGCGGATGAGAGCCATGAATTCCCTATTTTTACTGAGAATGGTTGCGATTGGACTAAATTTGATGACATGGAGTGTTGCTTTGTGGGGAAAAGAATAATATCCAAGGGAATTAACTTTTTGTGGAATCTGCTATCTGATGCTTAGTTCCCTAGAACAAGACAAATCTCCTCAAATATGACTTTTGAGGGGTCTCCTACAGATGCTGTAACAAGGCCATATTTCCCTTCATTGCCAATCTTCAATTTATTTCCTATGCCAAAACCCGTGGTGATCAATTCTAAACCATATTCCTAGAACTTGACGTGCATATGGATTCCCATATAAATTCTGGCGCAAGCTGCTTTAATATACTGATTAAACCTATGTTGAGGACCTAGTTATGTGGTACATTCTTACAAACCTTAGCTGATGCTACACAAATTTTACCAGCCATGGCAATAGCTGTTCAGTGAGTTGTGAGCATGTTAGTGATTTTTTTTATCTTGAGCTTGCATGTGCGGGATTATTTAGATAGGATCTTGATATATTTTTCGGGTCTATTCCAAGATGTTCCAAGTGTTGAGACCTCTGAAGTTGGATTTTTTATGGATTGATCTTCCATGTGTCCAAAACGGATAAATAGTGAGCTCTTTACTTGGATAAAGCAGACTAGCTCGGTTGCTCGCTGCCAAGCTCCAGCGGGTATGGTGTGAGTGCTTTGCTTAGGTTTGGTTCGTTGAGCGAGCAAAAAAAAAGACAGATAGATGGTGGAGACGTACGTGTAGGTCACTGTtagccgtcatcatcatcatcatcacccttCTTCAACCTAGAGCTTTCCTTTTTTTCAGAACAAGAAAACATGGCCAGCAAGCTGGGAACGGCACCGCACACCACTACCAGCGTACTATGTTCATCTGTTACTAGCAACTAGTATACCAGAAGCAGTTTAACTTCACAAACCGCACTGCATTGCACTGGACTCCCATCGCAGCTGTTCACAGACCACACTGCACTGTTACTTAAACAGATCATCTACCATAGTCCTCCGGCACGATCAAGCTACACAGCTCCACCATCCGATTCCGACCAGCTACGGTGAGCCCCTCCCTGTCTCTAGAAAATTACATTTGCTCAACTCTAGAAAACTGCTTGATCAGCAAGTAAGATCAAACTCAGAAACTAGTTGCATTTGCATTTTCAATTAGGAAACCACCTAGAAACTAAATTAGCCCAAAAACCAACTCTGGAAAACTACTTAATCAGACATAACTCTAGGAAGCAAATTACTTCCTCCAACCcgtaatataagagcgtttttgacactagtgaaACACTGAAACTCCCGACTCTAGGAACCATTGCTGAAACATGGAAACTTAACTGAATGACCGACATTTCTGGAATACAATGGAGTCTATGTGAGGTAATATCACGAGTCAATCAAAACCGAAAAGAAGGGGAATATCGAAGAGTTTCAATTAGCCTCCGCTGTGCATAATCCGTGCATAAACTCAACAAGAAGTTGATCAATCAGGTACACAATGATGACCGGCACAATGAACCCATGTCTGAGTTGTTGGACGGTACGAATTACTGTAATTATATATGTGTCATGTGTGTGTCCGTATGTGCTCTGCTGCCTGAAATTCAGAGCTTGTATACAACACTAGTCATATTTGGGGTAAGATATATGTGTAATTCACAAGTTAATGACCCTGGGAGAAGGGCATATACAACAGAATTTGCAGTTGCAAACACGGTATAGAAGCAACGTGGCTGGCCAATGCAAAATGCAAAGCAGGGCATGTGTAACATGCATGTGATCTAAACATGTTTCTCGGCAGTTCCTTTCCTTGTCCTGTTCTCAGTCCTACTCCTCGCGGTCGCCGCCCATGGTGGATCCAGCCTTTTTTTGCGGGGAGTCCATGGATCCAAGCTAGCTAGGAAGAGAGATGAGCAACAAGCCAACAACGCACGGATAATTAGTTCCCATGTTTAATTTTCTTTGGGAGAAACCTTTTTCGTTATTTTCTCTGGGAGAAGAAACAATTGACATACACTAGCTTAATTTCAACCGGAAAGAAAAAGATCATCAAGAAGGCACGTACGTTTTGCTCGTTAATTAATATCAAGTTATCAACTGGAAAAGAGAAGAAGATTTAAGCTAAGAAAAGAAAGCACCAACAACCGTCGCTGGTTGGAGCCTGGTGGTGGTGTGGAGCTTCGCCGTTTATAGCGGAGGCGCCAAGCAACGCAACGTGGGCGAAGCGGCGATGCGAGGACGGAGCAAAGCGAGCATGAGGCCTGAACTGTTCTGCACACACAGAAGATCACAGTCCGGTCTCCGGCGCGGCATGTGGGGTGGGGCCGAGCGCGTAACTTCTTTGCACGCAATTGCATTTGCATGCCATGGTGTGGAGTACAAGATTAGGAAGATAAACTCACGGCGGCGTACTTATCTCCTCTCAATCTGTCCACAAGATTAGGAAGGCCGGCTCAACAACAACTCTGCCGCAACGTCCGTAGCTCGTGTATATCCATATTACCGTGGCGCTCCCGCGAGGCCGTAGTTATCCATTCTCACACCTCTGCCTATATATATACCCATCCATCTGATCGAGGGGAGGACGCCCAGACAGAGGCCCAGGGGATCGCCCAAAGGAAGCCCCACACAGAGGCAGCGACTACACGTGCTGTTGAGAGTACGTTGTACACTATATATGTATAGGACTAGGGTCTGTATTTATACTGTTGTATCTCTCTCTTTCTCCATATATTTGTACATTTTAGGAGACAAGTAGAGGCCGGTCCACCCTGTACCTATATATGTGCATCTTGCACACGATCAATGATTATCGATTCGTGCAATCTCATTCTTCCTAACTAACATGGTATCAGTTTAGCATACCGATTCCTTTCCCACCTTCCGCactagcgccgccgccgcgccctaCAGCCGCCGCCTTCCTCGCGTCTCCGCCGCCGCTGTCCACTGCCGCCGCTGCGCCCTCCCCTTCCCTCGCAGCCGCCGCCTTCCTCACTGCCGCCGCTGCCTTCCTCCCCAAGTCGCCGTCGCGCCCCCcaaaaccctaaccctaccccgcgccgccgccaccctaTTCCTCCCACCCGAGCCGCCGCACCCCTCCCTTGCCGCTGCTCCCATGGCGTCCCCTCAATCCAGCAACTCCAACCCGTTCACCGCACTCGTCCCCGACGCCACCGCCGTCCGTGATCTTAACATCCACACCCGTGTTCCCATCAAGCTTGATCAATCCACCTCCTCGTACTACGCGTGGAAGACCTACTTCAACCTCGTCTTCCGCGAGTACCACCTCCTCGAGCACGTCGACGGGACCGTGGATGGCGATCTCATGGTGGATGATCCGGACTGGGCGGCCATTGAGGCCTCTCTCATCCGGTGGTTCTACCTCACCGTCTCCTCGGATATCTTCCACACGGTCGACTCAGAGGATGATGACGCGTGTGCCGTATGGACCAAGATCGACAACCTCTTCACCGATAACAAGCTTCAACGTCTTGTGTTTTTGCAACAGGAATTTTTCGGGTGCCACCAAGACGATTCCTCCATCGATGACTACTGCATGCGTCTCAAGCGCCTTGCCGATGAGCTCCGTGACATCGGCGCCAATGTGTCGGACGAGCTCATGCTTAGCACCCTCACCGCCGGCCTCAATGAGGACTTCGGCAACGTGGCTTCGAACCTCTCCTTGCTGCCGAACCCGACTTTCCAGTCCGTCACCGCGTATTTACGCTTGGAGGAACGGAGGATGAAGAAGGTCAAGGCCCGCGTCCACCACACCGCCCTCGCCGCCGGGACATCTCGCGGGCAGCCGCAGCCCGCCCCGCCCCAACCACGCCCGCCGGCGCCACCGGGGTACTACCCCCTCCCGCCTGCTCTGCCCGCACCTCCCGCTCCTCAGCAGTAGCAGCAGGGCGGGGGCGGCGGTCGCCGCAACAGGCGCCgtgggggaggaggcggcggtcGCTCCCAGCAGCAGCATCAGCAGCCCGGGTATGGGGGGGCCCAGCGCCAACATCAGCCCTCCCCGCCCTGGGCCGTCGGCCCCAACCCATGGACCGGCATGGTCCACGCTTACCACATGCCGGTCCCACGGGCCCCGGGCATCCTCGGGCCACACCCGACCGGGCCGCAGGCACACCTCGCCGCCACACCCTACCAGGCAGGTGGGGGCGGTCACGCCCCTGGCGGCTACGCGCCGGGCTGCTATGCGCCAGGCTTCGCGCCGGGCGGCTATGCGCCGGGCGGCTACGCCCCTAGTGGCTACGCGCCTCCGTCGGCGTCCTTCGGCTACACGCCGCCGTCTGCACCACCTCAGCCCGGTGGCTACCAGCTCCCTCCGGATCCATGGGATCCCGCTCTGCTCGCAGCACTTCACTCGGCACTGTCTCCCTCCAATTACGGAGGTGGCGGCGATTGGTATATGGACACGGGGGCTACCGCCCACATGACGTCGCACCCCGGTAACCTTGCCTCTTCCTTTCCGGTCATCACTTCGAACCGCATCACTTTTGGTGATGGTTCCTCCGTACCCATTACTCATGTCGGTCATAGTTTCTTTCCGTCTAATTCTATGCCTATTAAAATGTCTAATGTTCTTGTCTCACCTAACCTAGTTAAAAATCTTGTCTCTGTTCGTCATCTTGCACGTGACAATCCTCTCACTGTTGAATTTGATGGCCTTGGTTTCTCTGTGAAGGACGCCCGTACACGGATGGTGCTCCACCGATGTGACAGCCCCGACGACTTATACCCGGTGCACTCCACCTCCACCGCCACCGCCTCACTAGTCGCCCTCGCCGCCGGTGTCGACCTCTGGCACGCACGCCTGGGTCATCCCAACTCCACCGTCCTTCGCCAGATTCTCAAGAGTTTTTCATTTTCGTGTAATAAATTCGATGAGCACACTTGTCATGCTTGCCGTCTCGGCAAGCACGTTCGTCGACCGTTTAGCGAGTCAAACACTATCTCTTCTTTTCCGTTTCAGTTAATCCATAGTGATGTTTGGACATCTCCCGTTGAGAGCAACACCGGTTTCATATATTATCTTGTTTTACTTGATGATTTCTCTCACTTTGCATGGACATTTCCGCTCCGTCACAAATCCGATGTTCTTGCCACTCTCACGGCCTTTTACTCCTACGTCACTACCCAGTTCGGGCGCCCTATCCTCGCCCTTCAGACTGACAACGGCAAAGAATTTGACAACGCTGCCACTCGCCATCTCCTCGCCTCTCACGGCACCACCTTTCGTCTCACATGCCCCTACACATCCCAGCAGAACGGCCGCGCCGAGCGGATTCTCCGCACTCTTAACGACTACGTCTGCACGTTGTTGTTTCACTCCAACGTGCCCCCTCGGTTCTGGCCTGATGCTCTCGCCACCGCCACTCTCCTAGTTAACATTAGGCCTTGTCGTCCACGCTGGAACTACACACCCCACCACCTTCTTTTTGGTTCCCCTCCCTCCTATGATGGTCTTCGCATCTTCGGATGCTTGTGTTATCCCAGCACCGCCTCCACTTcaccacacaaactcgctcctcACTCCGTAGCATGTATCTTCCTAG
Protein-coding sequences here:
- the LOC125555538 gene encoding uncharacterized protein LOC125555538, with amino-acid sequence MESPQKKAPASMAGSKAPHLLPVTLSLAKKTPRPDLVRGVSSWALLTACHIALSLAIGTVIAYALYHFHVRCSQSSFFLRCDQLTDAEEAMVNALGIGLLCCLVLQAAAAVLALRLPCRRRRRALAYLALVLTIVGHFIMAAIAHILLVADPGDLFFRICSTGGLFIYAAGDIISFLALLLGSGEE
- the LOC125555539 gene encoding uncharacterized protein LOC125555539, which produces MASPQSSNSNPFTALVPDATAVRDLNIHTRVPIKLDQSTSSYYAWKTYFNLVFREYHLLEHVDGTVDGDLMVDDPDWAAIEASLIRWFYLTVSSDIFHTVDSEDDDACAVWTKIDNLFTDNKLQRLVFLQQEFFGCHQDDSSIDDYCMRLKRLADELRDIGANVSDELMLSTLTAGLNEDFGNVASNLSLLPNPTFQSVTAYLRLEERRMKKVKARVHHTALAAGTSRGQPQPAPPQPRPPAPPGYYPLPPALPAPPAPQQ